One Megalobrama amblycephala isolate DHTTF-2021 linkage group LG15, ASM1881202v1, whole genome shotgun sequence genomic window, ATAACGTTCTTCTGTTGAAGATGAAAGAAGACATTCTGACACATTCTGGTTCCCAAaattcctcaaaatatcttcttttatgttcagcagaagaaagaaagccgACATGAGGGTAAACTAACACTTTAACCCATTATCAGGGTTATTGGAGGTCATTCTGTAATCTCTACATGTGAACTAAAGTCATTtcaagttcatttatttatttgacaatAATCTTGTATTGTGTGATAGTGACAAAACACATGTTCAATATCTTTTCTGCATTGGTATACTTGACACATAAAACAAATTGATAACAAAATCTTACAGATGGGTCTAACACAAATCACCAGaggaaaatgtgtttgtgtgcagaCCTTAATCCACCCCTGctgttaatgattttaaatgttttactcaCACATGCATAAATCATGTTATGACcatcaaatgtgtttttattgaagattataaacaaacaaacccttacatacaatataaacaaataaaaacacttcGGGAGAGAGTGCTGGAGGAAGTGGGCGGAGTCATCTCTGAGCAAGAGTGAAAGTAAAACACTGCGCAGTATTCATTTCGATTTAAACTCTACAGGAATTCTGCAAAATGAACtgcaaaatatttgtaaaagacGAAAGAGGAAAAATATTATCAGTAGATGTGGATTCAGTGGAGGAGCTGAAGAACATGACTGTTAAAGAGTTAATAAGAAGAGTCCGTCCTGATGATGAAGAACGTGAGTCGAGCTCTTCTGTGTGATTCATTCAAACAATAACTACATGCGAAAATGATTTAAACATTAGGGAAAAGTTGtcgattaatcacatctgaTCAAAGACCCTTACAGAAATCAACCATCATTTACTACAGTAATCATATTTTTAACGGTGACGTTTATAGTAAAATTATGCTAATTAGCCTACAGGAAACCCCTATTAATGATGAAATGATTCATCTTCGGTTCTTAATGAGGTTGATGTGTTGATGTTTGCCGTTGTTGTTTTTCATAGATGACGAGTGGAGAATACTATACGGAAACCAGATACTGGACCATGATCGTACACTCGGCGATTATGGCGTATCCAATGGGTGTATTATACACATGACTAAATGTCTACGTGGAGGAGGAGGTAACATCAGTGTTCATTTCTAGTGTTCAGTCTGACCCTTCATGTTGTCACTCAAGACAATCACTTGTTTTCTCTACAGTGATTTACTTTAGTAATGCTTTAGTGAATTCTGCTCTTAAACTCAATTCACGCTTGTGTTTTAACACAGAAACATTATTTACACATTGTTCAAGGAAAGCGTTTTCTAAAACATTTCAGTTGGATGTTTGTCTATTAGTGATGGGATTTATGGCTCTTTGAGGGGATCCGGATCTTCGCGATCCGTTCCTTTCAAAGAGCCGTTCAAAAGAACGGCTCTTTTggctctttttaaatatttagtcagTTTTAAGAAGCCAGCTTGGGGGCATCTCAGTTTATCCTGGAAATAATCACTGGGAGGAATGATGAGGTGAGATTTGTagtcaaataattaaaactcGGATATCACACACCAATATCTGAGTTTgaattattctgaaatattGATTATTACCTCATTTGTCATGTGTGGACTATATTCCATAGGGTTGCACAAATCCCTCTGCTTAGAGAGTGACATCACTATTTTGGATTTACCTTTAgtacaaagtgtgtgtgtgtgtgtgtgtgtgtgtgtgtgtgtgtgtgtgtgtgtaaagctaCGTTGACTTTTGTTATTCATACAATACCTACtcacaaataaacatcaaaaacaaagcCGGCTGCAATGAATTTCTGTGCAAAACAGCTTTTACTACAAACACTTCCACACAAGAACATtttgatagaaaacaaaaaatatttaaagtagataaaattagaataaataaaatggaaatgtcTACATACTAAATACTATTACTACTGTAAACTTTGCAAATAGGACATCAGCCCCTTCAACTTCCGCTCCTACCCAATGACAGAGGAACGCAGGGTTTTTTTCCACTGGAGTACTCACGTGAAGGATGCGTGCACAACTAATAACTAATATCTGCGCTGGGTGCGCCCCTCCCCCTATAACTGTTCTGTCTCGCGGAGGAGCTCATTTGTGTGCATCTGTGTGAAACACGCATAGGAAAAAAGAACGACAGAAAGAACGGCTCCCCTCCAGCCGCGACTCGGCTCCCATCGTTCATGTTTATGAGCCGTTCAAAAGAATCGGTTCGTTCGCGAACGTCACAACTCTATTGTCTatagtgtttttaaatgttaggcCTACTACTTGTTatttgtttcattcacacattcaaatgtaaagttcccataatgtttgtaaaataataatatgaaatattctCTTTATGGTTTACTAACCTTCATTTGAACAAGTATaagttcagagaacattcagaaataatgttttcataatctAACGTTAATAAAGCGTTCTTATAACATTTCTGTGTCATCTGAGAGAGACTAATCAAAATCAATCTGTTATCATCATGTTTTACTGTACCTGATTTCACAGAATGTTGGTCAAAACATtggtttgtttatatttttactgaGTTTTGTGCTTCATAATTGCTTTAATGTTCTCTGACTGATGAACACATATAGTGTAAAACATGTTCATACAGAAACTGACAGAAATATAATTATCCCACAGATCTCTATTAGTATCTCTATAGTATTAATATTAgtatcagggcttgacattaacttttttgctcaccagccactgtggctagtggttttccaacgTTACTAGCCACtgagcattttcactggccacaattttgatgttggtaaattacattttatatgattaaagttgactttgttatgcttaaattactttattttgagtcattttacttgatttagaagaaaccctttcaaacttttaaatgcagattgaccacccaaatcaagactacattgtatatcagctggtatgtacaggtgggcaagaggtggacaatatgagcatgggctaatatgagaaatttATATGAgaaagttatttgtgttaggctatataaaagaacaaagaagcaaattacaaaaacaatagaaaattaaaaataatcatttttcagattatttaacatcttttgttgtttgattaacattaatgacagacaggtatttaaTTGGGCAGCTGAATGCATGGACATAACTGACGCATATCCAAACGATTAATGTTAATGGGGCAGTCAAGCAAGCAGATTAAAAAAGCGGACACAGGTGTAAACAAGCAGCAAAATTAGTCTATAGTTTGGAGCTTCAGACACGTTGAAACACATGGGCCTATAATATTATGAATTTAGTCACCATGAACTTTCGGTTTGTTTACAGTTTGTCACGTGTTCCTTTAGTTCTCCCGCTCCTCATTATTGTTTCATTCCGTTCAGTTGCACATCATTAATTGTCTTGTTTGAGTCATATAAGATCAGAGAACTTatgttttatcttttaaaattatGGAAATTATTTTGCACTATATCCTTCAAAATTCGGTTAACGATTTGTTTAGACCGAACTTCTCCCACAAACGGTGGCCTTTTTTAAAGTCATTTGTTTTAGCCTACCCTAAACTGaaagtgcaaaaatattttagagtTCATGCTACAAAAATATATTGGATATGGCGAAATGTaggctaatgtttttttttaatgaatacaatgtaatatgaataaaacatgaatttaagtaaaaaaaacaaacacatgtagcatttatttaaatattatttatttaaatgattatggAAAGAAAACCGCATTAGTAAGATGTCGGGAGACATGGGTAAGACATTTTGATaatttcattaagttttgtttagCAGCAAGCCTTTCCTTTAAAACAAATTTcgttttgtataaattgtatcttaattttaatccaTGTTTCATCAtccaatataaataaaaagaaaaatgtagcaGACATAATAAGCCTAATCATGACATGGaagcgccggcgcgatcacctTTGTTGCACATGAAAAGGAGCGCGTCTcataaatgaaccgaaactcaggaACTGTGTGAGTAAGTCCAAGAATAATCGTACAGGTTTTGATTGCAAAGAAGACTTGCTGGCCCTCCAAAACAATCCTCCTCATTGCAGAAGGCTATGTGCTGCAGGAGATATTGCTGCACATCTCCTTGCTTAATAAGTTTATTAAGCCTGGAAGAGGTCATCCTCTTCACCCAGCGACTGACCAAGTGATGGATGATACCGTCTCCCCAGCTAACAAATTTGGGTTGCCAGAAGGTTCCCTGCACGTTAATTTATGGTTCCcagaatgttagtttttggtCCCCAAAacgttattttttaaattttgtttttggctagccaggaaagttttcttaatGGACATATAtaacgttatttttattttttttaataacgttattattttggatttatttcaaATGAGTTTAATGGATAGGCCTATTATAGCTCAATCAGCTGGATGTTGTCTTTCGATGGCCTTTGAAtatgtttatcatataaaaataattactatgacgtttattttctaatatgacAATGTAACTGAAAAACTAAattcaacaatattttaatagatACAAAACAAGTTGCATATCGTATCGTGCATATCGTGGTTTGGGAGTCGGGCATTTTAACAGGCTATCAACTACCACATATATGTTGCACAACTTTTAAACACTATCTTGCTTCTGTTATAGGGACAATCCATAGTTTTGGAAATATTACTTGCTAGTGTTCAGTTTTTTTACTAGCGTGAAAAGTATCTGGGTTATAAGCTAAACACATAGAATGGGGCAGGTATGCTGAACATGAAATCTTAGCAATACATTTAAGTATGATAAAGAGGTGCAGtctttaatatgtttaatgttaGTAGAGATGAAAATAGTTATAGGTtattgtacataaatatatcCTATCAATTCATAGGGACTCCTTTGGCTAAAATGATCCGTGCTGAATTGGTCTAGTCTGGCTCAGTTACCACTGATTGGGTGAAAACCATTCAAACCTACTGGCTGTGGAAATCATGGGCGTGACTCATTATACTGTAAGCAAAACGCCGTAAAAGACGCGCGCTCTGTGCAGCCAAAACGGCGTTTTTTACGGCGTCGTATGTCAAGATGGACGGCGTAAAATGCGGCGCTTTTCATGCACACTAAAACGCCGTTAAATACGGCGTCATTGACGGATTTTCGCGCGTTTTTTACGTCGTTTGTAATCACAACGGCGTATTTTGCGGCGCAAATACTGTTTAAAACGCAGTATTTGACGGCGTTAGATAGTAAACGCGTATATTCTATAGCGTAATTCTGAACCTTTTGGCTTGCCATAGAGGAGAACTGTTCGCGCGcgcgacagagagagagagcgcacgcgagagagcgcttttgttgtgtgtgattcagcgcaattccgcctatccctccttcactaactgcacgtagcctaaataacgaattgtgtgattggattgtaattttgtgctacgacgatcttcgacgatcatttggctgtaaactgaaattatattcaacccgccaaagtggctagtgggagtggctgtcttacccgccacagctgaaatctacccgcatttggcgggttggcgggtgttaatgtcaagccctgattagTATAAACTGTATTATGATGAGTGTAAAACAGATTCAAATCACATTATAATTCAGTTTATTGTTGTTCTGGTCCATATCAGGTCCACCTCCAGATGAAGATAAAGGAGTTCCCAGGACTGAGTCTATGGATAAACTGGCTGATATGCGGCAGGAGGAATCCAGTGGATCGTGTTGCATTATATAATtcagtaaatataaaaatatattataaaaatatagataCTGTGATGTGATCAGATAAAGTGTGATCTCACTGAAATGTTCACATATATTCTGTTCAGATGTCTCACAGTAAAGTCTTTGATAATGATCACACTGAACCAGAAACACTTGATCTGAACTGCAGGAGAAACtcaatattaaacatttaatgaaGCTCCATAAAGTTCACAGAGAATATATGAGAACTTGATTTCAATACTTTGACATTCTGATAAATAGTGATGTCCAAATGAAGCAATGAACCAGTATTGAACCACTTCATCAATAGTTTTGAAAATGGGTTCATTCATTCAAAGCTTCGTTTCAGTGACATCTAGTGGCGAAATTGTAAATAGCAATAATGTCTGTATGAGTGTAATTAGGGTTTGTGTGAATGATGTAAATAAACTTTGATTGATTGGTTGTTCTACAACAAACCCACATCTTGTGCATCAGTTTGGCTGTCTATATAGTCATATTACGCGCCAAAAAAGCTGCTGAAGCGCGCGCGCAGCAAAGTCTCGCGTCACGAAGCCTCTCGCGACGCGAAGCAGTATCGACTGGTCTGAACCAGTCACGTGATTCACTCAGAGAACCGAAGCAGTTGCTGCTTCGGACGTCATCGGTCACGTGTGTTTTTCCGCACCAAAGCAAGCTTCGAAGCAGTCGAGTTCGAAGCTTGTGTCGGAGCATCGGTGTCAGACGGCCATCACTACTGATCACTAGAGTAACTTTACTACAGGAACAAAAACTAACTCTCGTTACAGTATCAGTAGAGTTAGTAATAATTTGATATGTGGTTGTGAATTGACACACTGATCAGATCACAGTATCAATATATTTATGATCATTGTGTGATTCTTATTATTGGTTTCTTTTTTAGTACAAAACCACCTTAAAAACATTAAGCACAATACAAAAGAGAGCTAACAAGTAGTAAACAAAGTTTAGGATATCATGAGAATACCAatttactgtgtttaaaattacactttaaagtTTAAAGATTTGGTAGAAATTAAAATTGCacaaattttaatttcttttatgtTATTGatttgtacatatttttttctttcgaGTTCGAAATAAAGATTTCATTCATTCTTTTATAAAGGTGTGTATAAAggatatgtatatatattttatataaggACTATTTATAGTTTTTAGAGTGACTAAATGCTTGTTTTCTCTCTGGAAGTGCTTTAATATTCAACTAAACTACATATTTTGTGTTATTAGAGAACATGAATTGAAACACACTAACTTTGTGTTGACACTAAAATGGACAGAAATGagtgtttttttgtcattaaagtgaATAAAAATGAGTGATATTTTAAGCTCACTGCAGTGATTGATGAGTGTTTTATTCTCGTATCTATAACTAGACTcgtttaattattaatatcagTTTCCATCCAAACTCTTTATTAATTGTACCAAAATGTCTCTGTGTGGATTCATTGCCAAAACAATGAATGAAATCTTCCTCAGCAGAGCGACAGAAAGAACAATTCACTTCAATATCTGACTTATATTACTTAAGAAATGCTTTGGTCAGGTGACATCTGTGAATTAATGCCTTTTCATGACTTATCAAGACATCCTGTGCCTAAGTTCAGGGGCGAGCGTCAGCATCGTGGTAGATGGAGATAtgcttctgactatctgtccatgtgtggaaaatttctaatcttgtctatttttcttagccaatcagaaccatccaacctgaagtaatgatgtagttagttgactctgttagagtataattgttgtggaaatgtgaatgtacgcagagcgtCTTAtgaactccttgtgagacttgaagctggcttctgctgatgaaactgcaaactattcttcagtaaaatttacttcaatttatttattttttaaatctctgACTCATGATGatcaatgtctttaatacctttatggGCCTTGACAGTGATAATTGctttgctgtcaatggaggataaaaaaccatctcagatttcatcaaaatagcTTAATTTGACTGAAGGTCTTCGAACTTGTTACGAGCGTCTAGGGCCAGCCACAACATAAATCAATGTGTGCAAAACCCCTTCTCCTGCACAGAAACACTCAAAAAACAACATACAAATACTTAAAAGATAAAAGACATCGGATGTAACACCCCCacccttaaaaataaaaacacaaaggtTTTTAAGAATGGATACGTGAAAGAGTGTCAGCAATCACATTTTCAAGTCCTCCTTTGTTCTGGATATTCACATTAAAACCTTGAGTTTACCATATGTGGTTGCAGGTATTAAGCGTTGCacatgaacatgaactttcAGGCGATGGTATCAGAAAAACATATGATAGTTTGTTAAAACATTTCTTCTGGCCATCTATGAAATCTGATGTAGCCAAGTTCTGTTAGTCATGTCATGCCAGTTAGCTGGTAAATCTAACCAGGTTATTCCCCCCGCTCCTTTTAAACCAATCCCGCACTTGGAGAACCGTTTGAGCGTATTTTAATTGACCATCATGCACCAGCACCTGTGCCACTGGCATCAGCTTCTAACTTGAACGCTTTGTCGAAGTGAGGGGCAGAAAGTACAGGTGCTTTTCAATGCTTCAAAGGCAAACTGACATGCAGGAGTCCACTCAAAAGAATCCCTTTACGGAGTAAACCTGTCGGAGGATTCGGCACGCCTGAAAAGTTTCCATAGTTCtgaaatttttgggtgagctaaccctttaaacttttAACCCTCATGTGCTGTTGCGGGTCATTTTGACCCGTTTTGATTTTTTAGTTGTCAGAAACATcagttaactttttttttttttttcccttgaaatttttttactttatctCATTTAGGGTCAGGAACATGCATacagtttcaacacactgatgtgtTCTGAAATGTGCATACAGAAATTTTAGACATTCATACTGTTTGTGGGTCAGTTTGTCCATATATACAGCCATTCAAAGAcccaaaacacaaaacacttcTGTGTTGAATGTCAGAACTCCTCAACTCTATACTGAAGTTTGTGAAAATATAAAGTTGTTTTACCTGTTAATTGTCTGTCCCACTTTTTGAGCACAGATATGAAAATTACTTTTCTaacttaaattgttaaaaatctTAAATACTTGAATATATAGACTTAAGTttggtatttttttaaacaccacagattattgtagaagaaaataaaggtgtaaaagtaaagtttaaaaatgttatagaagtttatgaaaaatgtaaaatatataaaatatatattttacatttataagaAAATCAAAGCTAAATATCTGAACAAGTTCTTTGCCAAATttttaggttgatatctcaGGATTTGTTGTGCGCAGTACCAAACTCTTCCACTAGATGACATCCAGACACTGATCTTCATCCTCATTGGTTCAGTTCAAGCACAGGTCAGACTCTTTAATAACCTGTCAGTGATTACCTGCTTCATCCAATTAAACTTTATAGAGTCCAAACTCATCTGCTGTGAATTTCTTTAGCCTACTGCAGGGTCATCAATGTGTTCAGAGAATTCAGTTCTTCTGTTGAGGGATAAAGAATAATTTTCTGTCTCAGAACAGAGTCAGGAGATCCTTTAATTACACACAGTTGAAGATTTCCTTGATCTGGGCATTTAAGGGAAAGTGGCAAAAGAGACATTCAAATGCTGTAACCAGAAAACCCCCGTGCAGAGTTGTGTGATTCTCCTGATCCTCCAATTTTAAccaaataaaattttatatttcattgatTCTGTATTCTTCTCAAATCATTATGACTAGTAGattatttgaaattggagtcagattaaataTGGAGCTAGAATGAAACTGAAGCtaaattaacacattaacaCACGTCGTTGGTTCAATGGGTTTCCTGTACTTTCGTGTTTGGCTCTGAAACGCTGCAGCTATATTATTATCACTGAAACAAAATTcatgtaaaacaaacaaacaataacataaGTAACATGtaaggaaaaagaaaaattaaaattaaattacctGGTTGCATTAGAATAAGAGATATTTATGGGAAATTATATTTGTTCTGAAAGTTTTTTCTCTGCTGTCTCCTTTacttatttgttcatttttgttttttgtgagcCAAAATGTTTGTAGATTCAAACTGCACATCTAATGATTTCTTAATGTCTGAAACTGTATTTTAGCACTTATTAGCTCTAGGACAAAATgattgtttttgcattttaagtCTATTTTGGATCATTTCAATAAATGCGGATGTATTGTCTGGCAAATCTATTGACTGAATCACTAttgaaaacatttaattaatgtgTGTAAAAGTTCAGAAATGAACCTTTAACCCAGAAACTAAACACTGTAGACAGTGAGGAAACCAGACAGACCTGATTCAAGATAACATCAACTGCTTCAAGTTAAAACGGGCACTAAAGCTACTAATAGAGTCGCATCTGATCAGATTTCAGCAGGAATAATCCAGCACATCTGTCAGTCAGTCAGAGTCTCGGTGAATTCAGAGTAGATTTACAAGAGTTGAAGAGTAAAAGTGTGCAGGTCTATCTATACTACTGAAGACCAAcagcatttataaatgtataactTATTCAACACACACTGACCATATATTCATGTGTGATTTCTGAGCAGAGAACTGATTGTGTTCAGTGTTAAACACGCCCATTTGACAGAGAGGAGATTTAAGCTGAAAGTGAAACTGCACACCTGAGTTTATATTTCAGATCACAGCAAAGTCCTATTTCTTCCCTGTTTAAGGAAATTTCTACTAAAACAGATTCAGAATGGTGTATCAGGTCCTCATCAGCTATAACATGAGGAATGAAATATCATTAGATGTGGCGGATTCATTAGAAGAGTTTGGGAAGACCTGAATCAGGACACTGAGATGGGAAATCGCAGATAAGATTTTTGGACATCGTaggttaaatatttattattttcagagaaaaaaaacatgtagaTATTGttctttttctgttgatatttcAGAACAGAATGACTGAGACTGAAGTCTGAAGTTAAACTGCAGTAATTTAATGTCAGTGTGTTTAAAAACTGAATGTTAAACAGCCGAGTTATTCTTCATACtgtatgttaatgtttttttttctttcttttgttagacctattttacataaaattgaTATTTGGAAATACTCTGCTGGAAGACGATCAAACTCTTGGGTTTTATAAAATTGAACATTTATCAGTTCTGTTAGCTGTGCTGAAAATGCCCGGTGGAGGAGGTACAGTATGAGTCTTATTACACATATCTATAcaatcttgttttgttttttttgttttttttttcacaatttctcaaactgatgtttttgttgttgttgttgttgttgtgtttcaCTTTTTTCCCACATTAACATCACAGTTTATCAGGTCCTCGTCAACTACAATGACAAGAATGAACTATTAGATGTGGCGTATTCATTTGAGAAGTTTAGTAACATCACCATCCTAGAGCTGAAGGAGAAATTCAGAAGAAAGTTTCCTGGAGCACCTTGTAGGTTAAATATTTATCatctttattagtttttttgatGGTTTAGAACAATATGACTGAGACTGAAGTTAAACTGCAGTCATTTTCTATCAGTctgctttaaaattttaaactATTTCATCATTCATGGCCAAAACACAATTTGAATTGTTCTtcatattgtatgtttttttcaGACCCAAAACGCTTAAGGATGATATTTGGAAACAGGAGGACGATCAAACACTTCGGTTTTATAAAGTTACACATTTATCTGTTCTGTTAGTTGTGATGAGAATGCCTGGAGGAGGAGAAAGAGAAGGTACAACTTTTATATAATTACACTTTTCAAATTTTTTACATGAGTTTAGATAAAGTCTGGGACTAGATTAATCCTCGTCTGTAAAACCAGGGGTAAATCATTgcttatgttttaaattcaatCCTGATTTTATCATTATTGATAAAGTAAAGTACACATTTCACATATGAATGCCAAAGagatttcatattttataacattGACACAAAATAAGTAAATACTGTATAAGCACGTTGATGCTCCTGATGTGAAGTTCACTGAAATCCTGAAACtgatgttgtttgtttgtttttgacttttttctctcacttGCTCAATTAGATACAGTGTATCGGGTCTGCATCAGGTTTATTgacaataaaaaacaattagAAGTGACAGATTCATCAGAAGAGTTTGAGAACACCACCATCAGAGAACTGAAGGAGAGATGGTTTGCTTTAAATTCTATAGCATCTGAAGTCAAGGTCACAGCTTCAAGTATACCGAGGGGTATGTGAGATCAGTGTTAATCCTTGGTAAAGCTACAAAAGTCATTCAattaagagcagtgagtgattttctctttgtctttttagttgtttgattaacattttgctgttattttaagagctgatgcacagatccaatattgAAGCACACCCAAATTCTTTCAGTTTAAATTCACTTAAAACAAAACCATCTGTGTTTACTCACCAAGACTGGCATTTTAAGAAAATTGTGtgttcaagcgcaagaagatgTGAAACTGAACTAGATCAGCCAGTAACAGCTTATACCTCAGGTTTCAGCCCATGTCTGTGCATTAATGCGCCCCTGACTCGAAAAAAATaagcctttaaaaaaataatgtgttgccATGTGTTGGCTGCCTGGTCAGAAAATAGGCTAATACAATTTTATTGGAGGATTACCAGTTATATTACTATGTGTAACAAATAATTtgtattgttaaataaaatagaaatgtaGTTTAAGTAAATTAAAGTGACCTGATATGCTATATTAATGCCATAAATTTAACAGCACTGACACAAGCGTTCagtattgtagccaatcacagggatttctgttgaaaatgatggccaatcagatgtgtTTAAGTTACCGGTAGTGAGAATCCGCTCAGTATCTCTCAAAACACTGAATGCATGCGCACAAATCCTCTCATTATAATAAACAAGTGAAGACACAATAAAATATTCATTGTGAAGTATTGATTGAAACGGGAGTTTTCACACTGAAGTTTGCACTGAACTGACTGACAGCACTCTTTACTCATCTAATTTCATACTGTGAATACCGTATTTGAGAAAGGCACAGAT contains:
- the LOC125247628 gene encoding ubiquitin-60S ribosomal protein L40-like, whose product is MNCKIFVKDERGKILSVDVDSVEELKNMTVKELIRRVRPDDEEHDEWRILYGNQILDHDRTLGDYGVSNGCIIHMTKCLRGGGGPPPDEDKGVPRTESMDKLADMRQEESSGSCCII